In one Corallococcus sp. EGB genomic region, the following are encoded:
- a CDS encoding CoA-transferase subunit beta: MTATAMMDATPAETVVSLLAREIEDGSVVATGVASPLVILAIAVARATHAPGLTYLACVGSLDPELPELYPSSEDLRYLDGRSAEVSIADLFDHARRGRVDTVFFGAAEVDPAGRTNMTASGSLEKPRTKFPGVAGAATLRQWVRNPVLLVPRQSRRNLVPQVQVATTRDPSRPVRLLSDLGTYELGGPRGARLLSRHPWATVEGIAERTGFEFSAPDALPVTSLPDARTVSAIRALDPRNLRDALVGG, translated from the coding sequence ATGACGGCGACAGCGATGATGGACGCGACGCCCGCGGAGACGGTGGTGTCCCTGCTGGCGCGGGAGATTGAAGACGGCTCGGTGGTGGCCACGGGCGTGGCGTCGCCGCTGGTCATCCTGGCCATCGCGGTGGCTCGGGCCACGCATGCGCCCGGGCTGACGTACCTGGCGTGCGTGGGCTCGTTGGACCCCGAGCTGCCGGAGCTGTACCCGTCCTCGGAGGACCTGCGCTACCTGGATGGCCGGTCCGCGGAGGTGAGCATCGCGGACCTGTTCGACCACGCGCGGCGCGGCCGGGTGGACACGGTGTTCTTCGGCGCGGCGGAGGTGGATCCGGCGGGCCGCACCAACATGACGGCGTCCGGCAGCCTGGAGAAGCCGCGCACCAAGTTCCCCGGTGTGGCGGGCGCGGCCACGCTGCGGCAGTGGGTGAGGAACCCGGTGCTGCTGGTGCCCCGGCAGTCTCGGCGCAACCTCGTGCCGCAGGTCCAGGTGGCGACGACTCGCGACCCCAGCCGTCCGGTGCGGCTCCTCTCCGACCTGGGCACGTATGAATTGGGCGGACCCCGGGGCGCGCGGCTGTTGTCGCGGCACCCGTGGGCGACGGTGGAGGGCATCGCCGAGCGCACCGGCTTCGAGTTCTCCGCGCCGGACGCGCTGCCCGTCACCTCGCTTCCGGACGCGCGCACGGTGTCGGCCATCCGCGCGCTGGACCCCCGCAACCTGCGCGACGCGCTCGTCGGCGGCTGA
- a CDS encoding nitrogen regulation protein NR(II), protein MRSTLLPILLLSAALASVGVGVWTLVKRSRTALVEQFAGDRQKQLDEAVGGVTDSLEEVGRNLRFAGELMSQPGSLAEHRRELRALLEAVGQYKAIAAYDGDGAELLLLLDRKPDAQVPREGLVAEMKETARRALMRPPGDLTTSPMLDAANGGWLRILATALPATDGKPEGAVAVLVDTESFFAPLRIVTSDLEARMLLVGTHGQPTSASDPALAEWFRRAGQKDAGVPAFAFLVSRLKAGSRGMLPLSELEAERLGLGRSEVVAVYTPIRMRGGSHWAVATLVSTAALRSHEQALVVRLLGAGALVAFFLVTFAVYVVLARRRAVALTESRRHAAQLTALHDRTRKILDHLPTGVLALTEDGRISAVNQALRSRVPGNVTGAPLASAFPGAPAPVVERLSALVASARQEDRPRSLLGEPLALFGEEGTYNLHAVPLTAEDPKEETRALLVVEDLSDVRALETQLLRAEKMATVGVLAAGIAHEIGTPLGVVRGRAEYVQGKLGPSHPQGPGLGVIIEQIDRVSRTLRQLLDFSRLQPAMVRPVPLGPLARSVHELLQVEAERRQVTLSVDVPESVPALAADADQLQQVLINLALNACDACSEGGKVEISASAQPGPEEGTWGLVALTVRDDGCGIPKERLNQVFDPFFTTKKRGQGTGLGLTMVAHVVRNHGGRVELESTQGQGTRVTVLWPVARPVPEERHAERLAV, encoded by the coding sequence ATGCGGTCCACGCTCCTGCCCATCCTCCTGTTGTCCGCCGCGCTGGCGAGCGTGGGGGTGGGGGTCTGGACGCTCGTGAAGCGCAGCCGGACGGCGCTGGTGGAGCAGTTCGCGGGGGACCGGCAGAAGCAGCTGGACGAGGCCGTGGGGGGCGTCACGGACTCGCTGGAGGAGGTGGGCCGCAACCTGCGCTTCGCCGGCGAGCTGATGTCCCAGCCGGGCAGCCTGGCGGAGCACCGGCGGGAGCTGCGCGCGCTCCTGGAGGCGGTGGGGCAGTACAAGGCCATCGCGGCGTACGACGGCGACGGCGCGGAGCTGCTGCTGCTGCTGGACCGCAAGCCGGATGCGCAGGTGCCGCGCGAGGGGCTGGTCGCGGAGATGAAGGAGACGGCGCGCCGCGCGCTGATGCGTCCGCCGGGGGACCTCACCACGTCTCCCATGCTGGACGCGGCCAACGGCGGCTGGCTGCGCATCCTGGCCACGGCGCTGCCCGCCACGGACGGCAAGCCCGAGGGCGCGGTGGCGGTGCTGGTGGACACGGAGTCGTTCTTCGCGCCGCTGCGCATCGTCACGTCGGACCTGGAGGCGCGGATGCTGCTGGTGGGCACGCACGGCCAGCCCACCTCCGCGAGCGACCCGGCCCTGGCGGAGTGGTTCCGGCGCGCGGGCCAGAAGGACGCGGGCGTGCCGGCCTTCGCGTTCCTCGTGTCCCGGCTGAAGGCGGGCTCGCGCGGCATGTTGCCCTTGTCGGAGCTGGAGGCGGAGCGGCTGGGGCTGGGGCGCTCGGAGGTGGTGGCGGTCTACACGCCCATCCGCATGCGCGGCGGCAGCCACTGGGCGGTGGCGACGCTGGTGTCCACCGCGGCGCTGCGCTCGCACGAGCAGGCGCTGGTGGTGCGGCTGTTGGGCGCGGGCGCGCTGGTGGCGTTCTTCCTGGTGACCTTCGCGGTGTACGTGGTGCTGGCGCGGCGGCGCGCGGTGGCGCTGACGGAGAGCCGGCGGCACGCGGCCCAGCTCACCGCGCTCCATGACCGGACGCGGAAGATCCTGGACCACCTGCCCACGGGCGTCCTCGCGCTGACGGAGGACGGACGCATCAGCGCCGTCAACCAGGCCCTGCGCTCGCGCGTGCCCGGCAACGTGACGGGAGCGCCGCTGGCCTCCGCGTTCCCGGGAGCGCCGGCGCCGGTGGTGGAGCGGCTGTCCGCGCTGGTGGCCTCCGCGAGGCAGGAGGACCGGCCGCGGAGCCTGCTGGGCGAACCGCTGGCGCTCTTCGGCGAGGAGGGCACGTACAACCTGCACGCGGTGCCGCTCACGGCCGAGGACCCCAAGGAGGAGACGCGCGCGCTCCTGGTGGTGGAGGACCTGAGCGACGTGCGCGCGCTGGAGACGCAGCTGTTGCGCGCGGAGAAGATGGCCACGGTGGGCGTGCTGGCCGCGGGCATCGCGCATGAGATTGGAACGCCGCTGGGCGTGGTGCGCGGCCGGGCGGAGTACGTGCAGGGCAAGCTGGGCCCCTCGCACCCGCAGGGCCCGGGGCTGGGCGTCATCATCGAGCAGATCGACCGGGTGAGCCGCACGCTGCGCCAGCTGTTGGACTTCTCCCGGCTGCAGCCCGCGATGGTGCGGCCGGTGCCGCTGGGGCCGCTCGCCCGGAGCGTGCACGAGCTGTTGCAGGTGGAGGCGGAGCGGCGGCAGGTGACCCTGAGCGTGGACGTGCCGGAGTCGGTGCCGGCGCTGGCGGCGGACGCGGATCAGCTCCAGCAGGTGCTGATCAACCTGGCGCTCAACGCGTGCGACGCGTGCAGCGAGGGCGGCAAGGTGGAGATCTCCGCCTCCGCGCAGCCGGGCCCCGAGGAGGGGACGTGGGGCCTGGTCGCGCTCACCGTGCGCGACGACGGGTGCGGGATTCCGAAGGAGCGCCTCAACCAGGTGTTCGATCCGTTCTTCACGACGAAGAAGCGCGGGCAGGGCACGGGGCTGGGGCTGACGATGGTGGCCCACGTCGTCCGCAACCACGGCGGACGGGTGGAGCTGGAGAGCACGCAGGGGCAGGGCACCCGCGTCACCGTGCTGTGGCCGGTGGCCCGCCCTGTCCCAGAGGAACGCCATGCCGAGCGACTCGCCGTCTGA
- a CDS encoding sigma-54 dependent transcriptional regulator gives MPSDSPSDARILVVDDHVEMGRMLQEPLADAGWTVDLATSGQEALTLVRSRVYDAVLTDLRMEKVDGLDVLAAARAVDPELPVLLMTAFGGVESAVEAMRRGAYHYFTKPFRLDEVRLYLGRALEDRRLRAEHRALKQASQERSGLGALVGRSAPMRGLYELIDRVAHAAAPVLLRGESGSGKELVARALHVEGPRAAGPFVAVNCTALPGPLLESELFGHVKGAFTGATSVRRGLFVEAHGGTLFLDEIGDMPTELQARLLRVLEDGEVRAVGSDASRTVDVRVVAATHQDLEARVREGRFRADLFYRLNVVTLRVPSLKERREDIPQLVEHFTARSRARNPRSRVTSLSPEVVAALGAMPWPGNVRELENLVERLVVLVPRETVTLEDLRPHAPLPEPAAPLAQAQEGVWTLRKLEGEYIHWMVQHCGGNKTRAAELLGIDVSTIHRRERER, from the coding sequence ATGCCGAGCGACTCGCCGTCTGACGCGCGCATCCTCGTGGTCGACGACCACGTGGAGATGGGGCGCATGCTCCAGGAGCCGCTGGCCGACGCGGGCTGGACGGTGGACCTGGCCACGAGCGGCCAGGAGGCGCTGACGCTCGTGCGCTCGCGCGTGTACGACGCGGTGCTGACCGACCTGCGCATGGAGAAGGTGGACGGGCTGGACGTGCTGGCCGCCGCGCGCGCGGTGGACCCGGAGCTGCCCGTGCTGCTGATGACGGCCTTCGGCGGCGTGGAGAGCGCCGTGGAGGCGATGCGCCGGGGCGCGTACCACTACTTCACCAAGCCCTTCCGCCTGGACGAGGTGCGCCTCTACCTGGGCCGCGCGCTGGAGGACCGCCGGCTGCGCGCGGAGCACCGGGCGCTGAAGCAGGCGTCACAGGAGCGCTCCGGGCTGGGCGCGCTCGTGGGCAGGAGCGCGCCCATGCGCGGGCTGTACGAGCTCATCGACCGGGTGGCGCACGCCGCGGCCCCGGTGCTGCTGAGGGGCGAGAGCGGCAGCGGCAAGGAGCTGGTGGCCCGCGCGCTCCACGTCGAGGGGCCTCGCGCGGCCGGCCCCTTCGTGGCCGTCAACTGCACCGCGCTGCCGGGGCCGCTGTTGGAGAGCGAGCTGTTCGGCCACGTGAAGGGCGCCTTCACCGGCGCCACGTCCGTGCGGCGGGGCCTCTTCGTGGAGGCGCACGGCGGCACGCTGTTCCTGGACGAGATTGGCGACATGCCCACGGAGCTCCAGGCCCGGCTGTTGCGCGTGCTGGAGGACGGCGAGGTGCGCGCGGTGGGCTCGGACGCCAGCCGCACCGTGGACGTGCGCGTGGTGGCGGCCACGCACCAGGACCTGGAGGCGCGCGTGCGGGAGGGGAGGTTCCGCGCGGACCTCTTCTACCGGCTCAACGTCGTCACGCTGCGGGTGCCGTCGCTGAAGGAGCGCCGGGAGGACATCCCGCAGCTGGTGGAGCACTTCACCGCCCGCTCCCGCGCGCGCAACCCTCGCTCGCGCGTGACGTCGCTGTCACCGGAGGTGGTGGCCGCGCTGGGCGCCATGCCGTGGCCCGGCAACGTGCGCGAGCTGGAGAACCTGGTGGAGCGGCTGGTGGTGCTCGTCCCCCGGGAGACGGTGACGCTGGAGGACCTGCGGCCGCACGCGCCGTTGCCGGAGCCGGCGGCGCCGCTCGCCCAGGCTCAGGAAGGCGTGTGGACCCTGCGCAAGCTGGAGGGGGAGTACATCCACTGGATGGTCCAGCACTGCGGCGGGAACAAGACCCGCGCGGCGGAGCTGCTGGGCATCGATGTGTCCACCATCCATCGCCGCGAGCGGGAGCGGTAG
- a CDS encoding CoA transferase subunit A has translation MNRARWSSLSEAVASIPDGASLAAGGFMLGRAPMALVLELVAQEKRGLRLISLPNPLPAEFLVAGGCLERVELPFGALVLENRVRPLPCLKRAIEAGEIEWREHDGYRVVQRLRAASMGLPFIPAPDSDVSELAEVDAPRTVEDPFTGRRVPVEPAYYPDVALIHARAADDKGNLLIEDPTTDLLVAGAAKRIIATVEERVTRLSRVTIPAFQVERVVLAPGGALPTGCLGQYPHDDAMLAAYLAAADAGDAKGFLMSLRATRSAA, from the coding sequence GTGAACCGCGCCCGGTGGAGCTCCCTGTCGGAGGCGGTGGCCTCCATCCCGGACGGCGCGTCGCTCGCGGCCGGCGGGTTCATGCTGGGCCGCGCGCCCATGGCGCTGGTGCTGGAGCTGGTGGCGCAGGAGAAGCGCGGCCTGCGGCTCATCTCCCTGCCCAACCCGCTGCCGGCGGAGTTCCTCGTCGCGGGCGGGTGCCTGGAGCGCGTGGAGCTGCCCTTCGGCGCGCTGGTGCTGGAGAACCGCGTGCGCCCCCTGCCCTGCCTCAAGCGGGCCATCGAGGCGGGCGAGATTGAATGGCGCGAGCATGACGGCTACCGCGTGGTGCAGCGGCTGCGCGCGGCGTCCATGGGGCTGCCGTTCATCCCCGCGCCGGACTCGGACGTGTCGGAGCTGGCGGAGGTGGACGCGCCGCGCACGGTGGAGGACCCCTTCACGGGCCGCCGCGTGCCGGTGGAGCCCGCCTACTACCCGGACGTAGCGCTCATCCACGCCCGGGCGGCGGACGACAAGGGCAACCTCCTGATTGAAGACCCTACCACGGACCTGCTCGTCGCGGGCGCGGCGAAGCGGATCATCGCCACGGTGGAGGAGCGCGTGACGAGGCTGTCTCGCGTGACCATCCCTGCCTTCCAGGTGGAGCGCGTGGTGCTCGCCCCCGGCGGCGCGCTGCCCACGGGCTGCCTGGGCCAGTACCCGCACGACGACGCGATGCTGGCGGCCTACCTGGCCGCGGCGGACGCGGGTGACGCGAAGGGCTTCCTCATGTCGCTGCGCGCGACGCGGAGCGCGGCATGA
- a CDS encoding TetR/AcrR family transcriptional regulator, protein MTPTGRKPDEGERYRTILETAARLICERGYEGTSMQEIAAACRMTKAGLYHHIQNKEQLLFAIMNYGMDVFEEQVLAPVQDVADPVDRLRQCMRHNIHLVTSGRSKEVIIILHEHATLTGEPREYIDRRKKRYVKFLEDAFAEANRLGRLRGQVDPTVAAFSFLGMILWVYKWFKPDGRLSEEQIADGMVELLFPSGAAAASAPAPSEENRDAPALRMVPRAASGTGEEPQ, encoded by the coding sequence ATGACACCCACGGGGCGCAAACCGGACGAGGGCGAGCGGTACCGGACCATCCTGGAGACGGCGGCACGGCTCATCTGCGAGCGCGGCTACGAGGGCACGTCGATGCAGGAGATCGCCGCCGCGTGCCGGATGACCAAGGCGGGGCTCTACCACCACATCCAGAACAAGGAGCAGTTGCTCTTCGCCATCATGAACTACGGCATGGACGTGTTCGAGGAGCAGGTCCTCGCGCCCGTGCAGGACGTGGCGGATCCGGTGGACCGGCTGCGCCAGTGCATGCGGCACAACATCCACCTGGTGACGAGCGGCCGCAGCAAGGAGGTCATCATCATCCTTCACGAGCACGCCACGCTCACCGGCGAGCCGCGCGAGTACATCGACCGGCGCAAGAAGCGGTACGTGAAGTTCCTGGAGGACGCGTTCGCGGAGGCCAACCGCCTGGGCCGCCTGCGCGGACAGGTGGACCCCACCGTCGCGGCCTTCTCGTTCCTGGGGATGATCCTCTGGGTCTACAAGTGGTTCAAGCCGGACGGGCGCCTCTCCGAGGAGCAGATCGCCGACGGCATGGTGGAGCTGCTCTTCCCTTCCGGCGCGGCGGCCGCGAGCGCCCCGGCCCCCTCGGAGGAGAACAGGGACGCGCCCGCGCTGCGCATGGTGCCGCGCGCCGCCTCTGGTACCGGGGAGGAGCCCCAGTGA